AGGGGGTGCAATCGAACTGGCAGTAATCGAACGTCCCATTAATATTGGATGAATTTCATTTCCTGCACGAGGGGCATTTCGATTTCAAAATATTCCTCTCGGCTATTAGCAGGGACGGAATACACGAGAAAATGTCCGCCGCAGATGCGACAAGACGACGAGGaggcagatgaagatgtcaacAGTCTACGGAGGCTGAGTGAGAGCTCGTTTTGCAAATAATTGCCAAGAAGGTAATCAGCGTTTTTGTACCTGTATGTATATGAGCAGGAGGAGTAGGGGAGGATGGAGGATGGCGTATAAAGCTCTCGGTTTTTATCGATGCCAAAACTTTGGTCTCTTGGTGTAGAGGAGTGGCCAAGGGTCACTGTGGCGGCCCTCCTCCTTACTCTCACGACCCAACGCGCTGGCAGACGCCGAGGAGGACGCTGGCAGTTAAGGATGTCGATGGGCGTCGCCGGTGAAACTTCTTACAGGCAAGGCACGTGGATGTGACACCTGCTTCCTGTCTTCTGGTATTGCAGGACGTGCGCAGGAGCTGAGGATTGGTTCGACAAAACGCGTTCTTCTTTGTCGTTTTCTGCTTACTGGATTCGCCGACTTTAGTCTTTGACTCCATCTTTGCTACAAAGTTCGCCTGGGAGCTGGACTGTCCCGCTTGCctacaatttttctttgtattcGTATGGGAGTGTCGGCCATCTTATGCTTCTTGTGAGGGCGCGTGTGTTCACATCAGCCTCAACCACCCTCACAGACATGTGAACAACATGGCTCCAACCACATACACTTCTCTAACTTCACCCACCGTTGCCATGGCAGCGTCTGGAACAGCAGTGAAAATAACATCGACAGGGGAGATGACCAGCAAGTGTCCGTCTGGAGCAGTGTCCAGTCTTACGTCAGCGAACAGTGGAACCTGTCTGCTGGCCGGGGAGAAATCTTTGTCCCGGAAGCAGGCGGGTAGTGGGGGGCTGGTGGTGACCAAGGCGTCGCGCGCAGCGAGCAAGAAGTCAGCGTACAAGCACGTGCCCCACGCGCTCAAGCCCGTGCACCTGGTTGCCAAGAGAAACGCACGGGAGCGACGGCGGGTGCAAGCCGTCAACTCGGCCTTCGTGCGCCTGCGGAAGCACGTGCCGTACGAGCCGCGCCACAAGCGCCTGTCCAAGGTGAAGACTCTGCGCGTGGCCATCTCCTACATCGCGCACCTCCAGGACCTCATCCGAGAACACGACCGCCGCGTAGCCTcatgtcatcatcaccaccatcatcaccatgacCAACACAACCATCACCTGGGCCTCGTGCCTGACACCAACGCCGGCGGCATtggcagcaacaacaacaataacaacaacaactgcagcaacatcaacaataacatggTCGATGACGTTTGTCTGATCAGCGGACGGGTAGGAGTGGTTGGAGGGGGAGGTGCCTTGGGGGCTCGCCACCCCGTCTCCCAGGCTCACCCTCCTGGTCACCTGCTGCACCTGCGCCACCCCGAGGACACGCCACGAGCCGGCACTCAGCATGCGCACAGTGTCTGGGTGGAAACCGCACAGTTCATGGTAGAGTAACCACTTCAGTCATATATGCcatcatttattcatccatccatcatcagcCTATCTATTAATTTCCAGCACTGTGTGTATTCCAATACAGTCTGTACTTATTCATGtccatcttttatttgttcagtgcagtctttgtttttgtacagTCTGCATTTGGAAAGTGTCGTTCGCTCTACGGCTGTGGTTCATCTTGGCTGTTGAATTTCTCTGACACTACCTTGCCCGTCTTATTCTCAAACAAGGCATCAGGCTCGTAACTGTCAGTCGGTTACACCTGGTCTTTCTCCTCTCCACTACACCGTCCACTCTATTTTTCCAgcacattttatattattatagtgAATATCAACCAGTCAtacttctctcttcttttctcatttGATGGAACCCAAAGCATGTCAGCAGGTTTGTCACAGTGGTTGATGCTAGTGCTAGTGTCGAAGAAAGGATAAACAAAGCTGCTATTTGCGGGGTTGTCCCACAGAAGCCGTCAGGTGTGCGCGACAAAGGTGGGGCTGGCAACCTTAGGTGTCCGATGTGCAGTTAGATGATAGTTTGGACGCTGGGGTCGCTGTAGGGGACCACTGGCCGCCAGATGATGTCCCGGCTGTGTGTTCCTTTCATGGCCAGTTCATCAGCCTTCATCCACTGACCATCAAATGGTGGACCTGGCTGTACTATTGTCCCGGCTCATCAGCCCTCTAAAGTTGTTTCCAGAGAGGCACAGGACGACTAGAGGACTAGAGAACTAGACTTACTAGAGGACTAGAGAACTAGACATACTAGAGGACTAGAGGACTAGACTGTCTaggtcagacctgggcaaaggccggcccgcctcctgtctctgaccggcccgcccgctggcccgtccgcaagtatatatactatatatacagtattgggtaaaactgagttaactatattagtccggccctctaaaaccatcccaatttctcatgcggccccttgggaaaactAATTGCCCACCCTGGTGTAGGTACTCGCCCTACACGCCCTTGATGCTGTCTGTTCTCAAAATACTGTCCAAGGTGTCAAACTGCCTTTCCTTTCAGATCCTCCATGCACAGCTCTTTGCAAGCAAATATATTAATCTATTACACATTTCTTTCATATCATTAGTATTCTCTAATATTGGTTTAAATAATGAGTGTGTTGtattatgtgtgtgcgtgcgtgttcatGAAGGTGCATTTCGTGCCTGTactgctgtgtgtctgtggatcCCGGCTGGTGCAGGGGAACGGTGCTGTACAGGTGCCCTGCACTTTTTCAtcgtataaaatataaataaatgcaaaacttgtaaagcacatactcacactcctaagaagcatgctcttagcgcttaagaacgagaacgaaacatggacagcatacgaaggacaggaaaacaaacaaacaaacaaaccacatttgaacgataaaagaataaacaacagtactaaacgaagaataaaatcaaaaacagaaaacacaaagaagaaccaaataacaagaacaagagctgagagtaacatgagaACGGTTTCTTTcagttattaatatttatgtagTCTGTCTGGTTGCAATGGTATTTAAATATTGGCAGcatgttttttaatgtcttttttctaGTTTACCGTCTCTTATGACAGCCATGATCAATCCAGGTAATAAGTTGCCGGCCTGTCGCTTACCTAGGAAACAGCTGAGCTCTGTGTCTCCTATTTACTTCAGTAACTTGACTTCAAGTCGGTACTATCAATGAAGACGAACATGTTTTTGTGAAATGGAAGGATTAAATCTCATCGATACAATAAAACAAGTGCAGCTTCAAAGGCGTACAAATATTAGTTACCTGGCGCTAGTGGCGGACACAAGTGTAGACCAGAGTCCGGTAAATTTGTTGCTGTAGTTGAGCAGAGAAaactttaattcattttaaGTGTGCACGATTTTATGGCTAGATGTTTGAATAAAACCTTGGTCACTCACTAAATAAGTGTGAGAAAGAGTTTAGAATGTTCAGTCGCCACAAACTGTCTTGACACCTCCAAGTGCGGACTTACACAGAATTATATTCACTGACCACTGATGTGTGGAAAGGGTGGGACTTGAGAGGATTtacataaaatgaataaatatatttttttctaatcgGTTGATCGTCCTTTCAAATTTACTgctatatatttaaatttgtttctttatagaGGTGAAGGATACAAACAgccaaagaaaaacattatcaacatcatgtaataataataataataataataataataataataataataataataataataataaaaaaagtgatTAGAAGATTGAAAGAAACTTATCAATCGACGGGTTTCCCAATACTTTTCAGTTAAATTTGTCtcttctttgtcataaaatattagTTTCATCTGTCCGcattgcaataaaaaaattgtgaattatttttgaaactaaTGCGCATAAATTATCGAGAGTTTAACAATTACAATTTTTAGAGCCTATGTTATAATACAGTTAGTTGTACAATCACACTTATACTTATTTTACATTCTAAGATTTAGTcctattattaataaaatatataaacatgaataaTAATGATGGATAATCATGACTACATAATGCCATCTTAAAGATGATATGCATGAAGGTTATTCGTGCTTACTATTTTACACTTTCTGTCAGTCAAACCGTTTAATGTAATTAAGCCTGGTAAATATAACCCTCCATCGGCTGTTTTCACCTTATTTTTTATCGCCAGAATATCATATCTGACGATTAAAAGAAATTCCTAAGCGTCCGTACCTTGGAAACTGCAAACCCTACCTGCACTTTCAAATGTTGACATTAATTTCCTGCAGGCGGGgcgcaggcacgcacacacacacacttatcatGTACAAATAGAATTAACAGCTGTAGCAGACCCCGTGTATAAATAGAAATAACGGTAGTAGACCCCGTGTATCAATATAATTGACAGTAGTAGACCCCttgtacaaatataaataacagtaGTAGACCCCGTGGATAAATATAATTGACAGTGGTAGACcctgtataaatatatatataagagcaGTAGACCCCTTGTATAAATAGAAATAACAGCAGTAAAGGtgatttaaatttataaagcaccTTTCCAAAAAATTATTGCCAcgagcgctttacataaattcTGTATATAGGTTATATTGGCATTTAACAGACACTCACTCCTACTAAAGACACTACTCACACAAagtaaacacactcacacacagcaaGAGGTGTTAGAGGcgacaggattttttttttaagacacaaCAAGAAGTGTTAGGTAGAGGTGACAAATAGTATTTTGTAGACACGACAGGTGTTAGAGGCGACTGTAAACGAAGtaaaacgaacgaacgaaagaacgaACGAAGGAAGCAACCAAGCAAgcaacgaacgaacgaacgaacgaagcaaccaaccaagcaagcaacgaacgaacgaacgaaccaaacaaacaaacaaaacccacacacaagcaaaaataCAGCGACTTAGAGCAAATGTAACATAAGGCTTCGTCGGCATCAACATCGCCTTCCACTGTCAAACTCCGTTGTTGTACAAAATGTCAGGTGACATGTGGATTCTTGTTCAGATAAAAAGCACACTGCTTAGCTGTATCGCGCGGACACCTCCTGCTGTGGTCTTGATTAAAACAAAGAGCAAACGACTTCGGGAGGCTTTTGCTGAATTAGTGCAACATATGCTGTTAGTCATAGGTATGTCTACAAATTCCAACAATTCAAAACTTATTTAGAAGTGGTTTTCCCTTCCAGTGCTGACTCAAACAATAAACACGTATAATGGATTTGCCAGAGTAATGCAATTTCTAACGCTTCTCAATTTTACTTATGATCAAAATCACGagaataaatttaaagacaatataattcaataagagaaataaatgcCATATGTTATTTTTCAATGTTACCAGCCTCATCCTGATGACAGTTGTGGATTCAAGCATCTGGCCACCACCCCGGATGCTGCGCCCTACTTCATCTCACCTTGTCAAGCGACTACCTATGAAGCCACACCCTCGGGCTTTCTGCCTTTCAACGGTTACCCTCCCCAAAACCCGTGTCAGCTGAGTCGCTGAATGACGGGATACGGTCGCAGACTACAGAGACTGCTCAAAGACTGTGGCAGAAGGTAGAATTTCCACTTACAAGCCTCCATGTTGTATTTCACGTCTGTGCTTTGTGAAGCCGTGGTTCACTCGGACAGTTTCTCCTTTAAATTACTCACGATGCTGCATGTGGACAGGAAAGGTACAATCATGATTACTGCAATCTTGAAAGTGGTTAGACAATGGACAAAAGTGAACGTTTtgcttaatatatatatatatgaacattGTGCCGGTGGACAGACGTTCGCCTGTTTTGACACTGAACTAACCAAACATCCATCCTCCACAAAAGATGAGCTCAAAGGACCATACATTTATTTGAACGGCGATGTAATAATGTTGAAGACACTGACAGAAGTACCAAGTTCCCTTGTAGATAGCATATTGAGGCCGTGCGGGGTCAAACTCCATCTTGACCCTTGCCTTTTCCGACCCAAAGCTGGGCAGCTCTCACAATTTGCTGTTTTTTCAAAGGGTCGCGGATGTGGACCAGAAAATTCTCGGTTAGCAGATGTAAGAGGCCCTTCTGTTGGACTATTCCTTAGTCCGACACCTTAGACTGCTATCTCCTTTCTCATAGATGAATGTACCCCCCAAATTTTCGGAGGACAAACGGGTCTCTTGGAATCACTACATAATCTGACAGAACTAAAGGTCTTGAAGCCATTTGGCTCGGATGAACAAGGATTTGGGTGTGAAATGCTTACCCTTGTTACATAAAGTGGGAGTGGTTTACAACATTCCATCTTGATAACCTCCACTGCTCACTTCACACCGGCACATATGGACAAACACTCGAAGATGCGCATCACATCAGTCGGCAAGGTGGGTGACCATGGTTCATCCTATAGTGGAGATAGAACACTGCTCTGTGACCGGTCGGCAAATTTCTCTGGCTAGCACTGAACATGTACTTTGATATCTGAAGACATCTTTCACTGTCAGTCAGTTCATAGTAGTATTTGGTGTTCATAACATTCATTGACAGCAAACAGGTTTAGGAAGGAAAACCAATTGTAGACTAATGAGAAAGTAAGCTTTCTGACTACTTGTCCTGTCATCTCACTTGTTGCTGTCTTGATGGTGGTCCTTCCTCATGACCGGAACTAAAGTATTATGTACATTGTGTTTTGATGGCTATATATTATTAAGGGAAATGCTAAAGAATGCTCTTTATCCTGTCTGGCCGACTACATCGCTCAGCTAGAGCTGAACTATTCTGTATATCTTGTTTTGACTAATTTGTCAGTAGCAAAGCTGAAATATGCTGTGTATCCTGCTTGTTGCTCATCTGTTCTCACTGTCAAAACTAGAACATGCTGTACACAATGGCTACCCTACCTCATGTAGAGATAAATAGGCCAGAATCAGTGCTTTCCTGATGTCAACAGTGTCTGTGGGCATCTGCATGTTCTGCCACAACAGCCTTAGGTATGCAAACACTACAAAATGGTGGATTTCAGGGTAAAACAGTTAAAGGGGCAgataaaattaatcaaataataAGGGAGTGCATATAACCACATTTTCAGTCACACCCAACACTTTTGTTCCTCCTGCCACTGTGGGCAGACACAaatcaacagtaaacaattaCGGACAGTCCAAAACCATATTCATTTCTTGCTACTTAGACACTAACAATGAAACATCGGAAGTATCTGTCAGCGTTGCCCTAAAACACATGCACTGGTCATGAAGTGTTAGTgatatttgttatgtttgaacAAGCAACAAAGGACAATGTTGTCGCTTCTCTTGCATAGCTGTCTGCTACAtgaataaaaagcagaaaagaaagaaaaaaaaccaaaactgttCTGATTCAGTTTTATCCTGTGTACTTGAAAGGCCTTAGCCCAGCCCATTTCCTGTCTCCTTAACTTTATCAGGTAAATACATCCGCTTTTAGCATGTTTATTGATGTAATACATTTtagcatcttaaaaaaaaaaaaacaacaaaaggaaattTCTCATAAATTCTCAGTTGAagatttttgcttttagaaGAATTTGTGCACTCACTTAAATGTGAATTGCTGCAATACAAAATTGACGTATACTGTTTGCACAAAACAACCAAATGTTGCCAATGACGAAAAAGCACCTCATCAGTAATATTGCTTAGAGTGTGAAAACCACACATCATCCCACAGACTTGTTAAAAAGCAGCAATTAACTCCCAACAAAGACTATCATATTGCCTAAaggcagtttatttttatatatacacacgagACCACTATCAGTTAAAATTTGCAGATAATTATCTTAACTTCTAAAAACTTGGCTTTCATAATACTGATGTCTATTACCTTCTATGAACTGTTTTGTGGGGCAAATAATCTCTGTAAACCAGGTCATCTGACAATCACATGCTGTTAATTCTAAGACAACACAATTACTTTCTGCCCACACTGTTTTAATCCTGGCAATAATGGCATACCTTGATGCTAGTTTCTTAAGATTGAGTGAAAAAAGCTCCTTAATCTTCAGAGCTATAAAAccaacagataaaaaaatattcctgcaACATAGGAATTAAactcccaactggaaagggacaaCCAGAACCTGCTCCACATGGTGATTAGGAacaaaaaggaattaaaatcgTTATCATTATTCCACGCCTAATATTTCACTTAAAAATGAAAGGCAAGCAAGGAAATAAGCAAGTCTGCCTATAGTAATCCCAGAGAAATATATCTGAGGCTATATAATTGTGTCAATGGCAGCTACAGGCAACaccacatttgtttttttttaagttagctCATCCCAGAAACCACAGGGGAAGTAATCTAATGTGATCCACTGGGTCTCGTGCATGGTAAGTGGAAAACAAAACCATCTCCtgttaatgtttacttttcataaTAAATCGTGAAAAACAGAGCCAAACCATCTTCTTCTAGTTTTTACTTTCCCTAATAAATTATGTGGAAAATATAGTCGATCTCCTTCTACTGTGTTTACTTTTGCTAATAAATCAGGAACTCATTTCAAAGCAGCTGCTGGGTGAGCAGGAGCGTTATTCAGTCACAGGTTGGAGAGCCCTAATCTCAGCAACATTCTGTTCTACAGCCAATAGCTGTACTAACCACTAGTCTATGCTGTCCCCccaacattctttttttaaacacaatccccaaaattatttctcttcatGTATGTTGTAAACAGCAATACTCACGACAAATATATCACTTTCTAAAACCTTTATGACAACAGCAGAGGTTAGGATTTCATTCTAAGCTGCC
The sequence above is a segment of the Pomacea canaliculata isolate SZHN2017 linkage group LG6, ASM307304v1, whole genome shotgun sequence genome. Coding sequences within it:
- the LOC112566580 gene encoding uncharacterized protein LOC112566580 isoform X3 translates to MAPTTYTSLTSPTVAMAASGTAVKITSTGEMTSKCPSGAVSSLTSANSGTCLLAGEKSLSRKQAGSGGLVVTKASRAASKKSAYKHVPHALKPVHLVAKRNARERRRVQAVNSAFVRLRKHVPYEPRHKRLSKVKTLRVAISYIAHLQDLIREHDRRVASCHHHHHHHHDQHNHHLGLVPDTNAGGIGSNNNNNNNNCSNINNNMVDDVCLISGRVGVVGGGGALGARHPVSQAHPPGHLLHLRHPEDTPRAGTQHAHSVWVETAQFMPHPDDSCGFKHLATTPDAAPYFISPCQATTYEATPSGFLPFNGYPPQNPCQLSR